The region GCGCATCTGGTCGAAGTACGCGACCTGCAATTTGGTGCCCTGGCGGACGGTGCCGGCATCGGCGGTTTCTTCACCCAGGATCAGCTTCAGCAGCGTGGTCTTGCCGGCGCCGTTCTGGCCGATCAGGCCGACCTTGTCGCCGCGCATGAGGATGCCGCTGAAATCGCGCACGATGGTCTTGGCGCCATAGGACTTGCTGACGTTTTCGAGTTCCGCCACGATCTTGCCGGAACGTTCACCGGACGACACCTCCAGCTTGACCTGGCCCTGGCGGTCACGGCGCGCGCTGCGCTCCAGGCGCAAGGATTCCAGCCGGCGCACACGGCCTTCGTCGCGCGTGCGGCGCGCCTTGACGCCCTTGCGGATCCAGACTTCTTCCTGCGCCAGGAATTTGTCGAACTTGGCGTTCTCGACTTCTTCGTTGTCCAGCAACTCTTCCTTGCGGGTCTGATAGGTGCTGAAATTGCCCGGGAAGGACAACAACTTGCCGCGATCGAGTTCGATGATGCGCGTGGCGACGTTGTCGAGGAAGCTGCGATCATGCGTGATGAACAGCACACTGCCCTTGTAGTCGCGCAGCAGGCCCTCGAGCCACATGATGGAGCCGAAATCCAGATGGTTGGTCGGTTCGTCCAGCAGCAGCACATCGGGCGCGCCAACCAGACCGCACGCCAGCGCCACGCGCTTCTGCATGCCGCCTGACAGTTCGCCGATGAGGGCCTCGCCCTTAAGGTTGAGCTTGTCGAGCGTGGTCTCGACCTTGTTGTTCAGGCTCCATGCGTCGGCCGCGTCGAGGATCAGCTGGATATCGTGCATGCGCTCCATGAGCGCTTCGTCGTTGTCGCCGCCGAACTGGCCGGTCAGCGATTCGTATTCGGCCAGCAGCGCCGGCAATTCGCCCAGGCCGGAAGCGACCGCGTTGAAGATCGTCATCTCGGCGGGGAAATGCGGCTCCTGGTCGACGTAGGCGATTTTCAGGCCCTGCTGCATCACCAGCAAACCGTCGTCCAGCCGGGAAACGCCGGCGATGATTTTCAGCAAGGACGACTTGCCGGTGCCGTTGCGGCCGATCAGGCCGACGCGTTCGCCGGTTTCCAGCGAAAATTCCGCGTGATCGAGAAGCGGGACGTGTCCGAATGCGAGTTGCGCATTGGAGAGGGAAATGACTGCCATAAGTATGCCGAGGGATGAGATCGAAGGTCGGGGCGGGAATGCCTTGGCCGCGACTCAATTAAAGAAGAAAGACCGCATTGTACCGATTGCGCGCGGTGATGGTGTATCTATGCTGCGTCCAAGAGGAGTCCGGGCACCTTCAGCCCTTGCGACCTGCGCAATCCATTGCCAATGAACAACAAACGGCGTCCGTTTGATGTTCTTTTATTACGACCCCGCGCCGAAACGGGCTCCCGCATACATTTGGAAACACAATCGTGGTCCTGATCGGCCTTGGATCGGCTGTTGCGCGCGGCCCATGTTGTAAGATACGGCACGCCCTTCACTATGAAGCCGCTTCAAGATCAGGCTGGCGCGCGCCACCCTGACTTTGCCACGGTTTCCAACAATAACCATGCGCTTTAACTCTCGCTTGCACCGTCTTTCGCTTCAACGCGGCTTCCTCAATCCCAACATCGCCAAGTTCCTTGCCTTCTCGGTGCTCGGCCTCGTCATCATCGGCGCGCTGATCATCGCCTATGCGCTGATCTTCATCAATCCACGCCTGCCTTCGCTGGATGTGATCACCGATTACCGGCCGAAGATTCCGCTGCGCATCTACTCCGCGGACAACGTGCTGCTCGGCGAATTCGGCGAAGAAAAGCGCAGCCTGGTCAAGCTCGACGACATTCCGGCCAATATGAAGAATGCGGTGCTGGCCATCGAAGACAACCGTTTTTACCAGCACGGCGGCATCGACTACATCGGCATCGCGCGCGCCATCGCGACCGACGTGGTGCGCGGTCACGCCAGCCAGGGTGCCAGCACGATCACCATGCAGGTCGCCCGCAACGTGTTCCTGACCAAGGAAAAAACCGTCTCGCGCAAACTGTATGAAGTGCTGCTGGCCAACAAGATCGAAGCGGCGCTGAGCAAGGACCAGATCCTTGAGGTGTACATGAACCAGATTTACCTGGGTCAACGCGCCTTCGGTTTCGCCGCCGCCGCGCGCACCTATTTCGGCAAGGACATCAAGGACATCACGCTGGCCCAGGCCGCGATGCTGGCAGGCCTGCCGAAAGCGCCTTCGGCCTACAACCCGATCGTCAATCCGAAGCGGGCGCATATCCGCCAGCAATACATCCTGCAGCGCATGCTCGACCTCGAATACATCACGCAAAAGGAATACGACGCAGCTGTGAAGGAAGACATCCAAGTGCGTGCGCCAGGCAACCAGTACAACGTGCACGCCGAATACGTGAATGAAATGGTGCGCCAGATGGTGTACGCCCAGTACAAGGAAGACACCTATACCCATGGCATCACCGTCACCACCACCATCAACGCCGCTGACCAGAAGGCCGCCTACGATGCGGTGCGCAAGGGCGTAATGGATTACGACCGCCGTCACGGCTATCGCGGCCCGGAAGAAACCATCGAGCTGCCGTCGAAGGAGGAAGATCGCGCCCAGGCCATCGACGACGCCATGGACGACTATCCCGACAATGACGACATTCTTGCCGCCGTCGTGGTGTCAGCCGACCCGAAACAAATCCAGGCGGTGATTCGCAGCGGCGACAAGATCACGCTGTCGGGCGACACGCTGAAGTTCGTCGCAGCCGCACTGGGCCCCAAGGCCAAGAAGGAAATCCGCATCGCCCCGGGCGCGGTGATCCGCGTCATGCAGGACGGCAAAAAGAACTGGCAGATCGTGCAGTTGCCTGAAGTGGAAGCCACGCTGGTATCGGTGACGCCGCAGAACGGCGCCATCCGGGCATTGGTGGGCGGCTTCGATTTCACGCAGAACAACTTCAACCACGTCACGCAAGCCTGGCGCCAGCCCGGTTCGACCTTCAAGCCCTTCATCTACTCGGCGGCGCTGGAAAAAGGCTTTGCCCCCGCCTCCATCATCAACGATGCACCGGTATCCTATCCGGCCGGCAACGGCCAGCCGAACTGGGAACCGAAGGACGACGATCCGCCGGCCGGTCCGATGGCGATGCGCACCGCGCTGCAAAAATCGGTCAACCTGGTCGCCATCCGCACGCTGGACGCGATCGGCGTGAAGTATGCGCAGGACTTCATCACCCAGCATTTCGGCTTCGATACCGACAAGGTGCCGCCTTACCTGCCGATGGCGCTGGGAGCAGGTCAAACCACGCCGCTGCAGCTGGCGTCGGCCTATGCCATCTTCGCCAACGGCGGCTACAAGATCAATCCTTACCTGATCACACAGATCACCGACGCCCGCGGCAAGGTGCTGTCCAAGGCGGATCCGCTGATCGTCGGCAACAACGCTCCGCGCGCAATCGACGAGCGCAACAGCTACATCATGACCAGCCTGCTGCAATCGGTGGCGCAGCGTGGCACGGGGGCCCGCAGCAATTCGCTCAAACGCACCGATCTGGCCGGCAAGACCGGTACCACCAACGATGCGTTCGACGGCTGGTTCGCCGGGTATCAGCGCACGTTGACGACCGTGGTGTGGATGGGTTACGACCAGCCCAAGAGCCTGGGCAGCAAGGAATTCGGCGCGCAACTGGCATTGCCGATCTGGGTCGATTACATGGGCGTGGCGCTGCGCGGAACGCCGCAATCCGATACGCCGGCGCCGGCCGGGATCCGGTTCATCGACGGCGAACCGTATTATGAGAACTTCACGCCGGGCAACGGTTTCGTCGCCTCGCTGGGAGTTGAAGGCGGCGGCGTAGTCGATGCGCTGTCGAACTTCTTCGGCTGGTCGAAGAATCCGAACTCGGAAACGCAGGCGGCGCCATCGTCCGGCCCGGCCTCCTCTTCGCAGGCGCCGGGCAAGGAGAATCTGTATCAGGGCCATTGATCCGTCACTGATCCGCCACTGATCCGGCCGCAAAAAGAAAAAAGCGCAGAAGAAAATCTTCTGCGCTTTTTTTGTCTGGCGCCCCCGACACGGATCGAACGTGTGACCTATCCCTTCGTACCACCATGGCTTTCGCCACCAAGAAACTTGTTTGTGGTCTGGACTATACCTTGGCCATGGACTTGCAGTCCGCAGGCCGGAGCCGTCTAGTCTCTACACCTTCCGCACCATGAGATCCGATGCGGCTTGGCTCGGTATTGCCAGCAGCCGCTTGTACGAAACAGGCGCTGTCAGGGTTCACCGAATTTGACTCCATTCACGCGGCGCCTTTCGGATGCCGGTGCCCAATTGTATTTAGGAGGGGATCGCTCTATCCACTGAGCTACGGGGGCGTGGGCGCTATTGTAACGGCTGCGGAGACGGAAGGAAAGTTCGGCGGGTCAGATCCGGCCTCAGGCCTTGCGCCCTTCAAACCAGTTCTGGTCCAGGCACAAGCGCAGCTGCATGCGCGCCCGATACAGCAGGACGCTGCAATTGCCGGCGGTGATCTTCAGCTCTTTACAGATTTCCGCAATCTCGAACTCGAACAGCTCACGCATGGAAAACACCCGCGCCATCACCGGCGTCAGCTTGTTCAGGCAAAAATCCATGATGTCAAAGAACTGCGCCTGCTGCAGCGTTTCGGCCGGATTGCCCCAGTCGGCGGGCGCCTCGGCCCAATGGCCGGTATCGTCGAACAAAACGTCGAAGTCGCCCGGATCGCCGATTTCCGCCGGGCCGGCCTGGACGTATTTCTTTTCCTTGCGCAACACGTCGATGATCTTGTGCTTGAGGATACCGACCAGCCAGGTGCGCAACGCGGATTTGCCGGAATAACCGGCCGGGTTCTGCAAGGCCGCCAGCAAGGTTTCCTGGGCGGCATCTTCGGCGGCGTCTTCCTGCAAATGCAGGCGCGCGAACCGCACCAGCATGCTGCGCTCGGCAACGACGGCCTGCTCGAAGGACTTGTCGCTCATGATTGGATTTTGCCTTTTATCATTGATCTGTACTGCAACAGCCCGTACTGTACTTCGATTTTTGCATAACGGGTGTGCAGGCATAATAAAGGAGCGCTCCGTTACAATGCGAACACCACGCGATCATTCGACTCCGTCGCCGATCAGCTCGCCTCATATAACTTACAACGAGACTATATGGCCAGCCTCATGCTTTCACCTGTTGCCGCACGATTTTCTCGCATTGCGCACGTTGCGCTACTGGCGCTGTCGGCGCTCTGGATTGTCGCCGCTGCCCCTGCCCACGCCCAGCAATTGCCCGATACCATCGCCCAACGCGTGGCCGCCTGTACCGCCTGCCACGGCAAGGAAGGCCGCGCTTCCAGCGACGGCTACTATCCGCGCATCGCTGGCAAGCCGGAAGGCTATCTCTACAATCAACTGACCAATTTCCGCGATGGCCATCGCCAGTATCCGCTGATGACTTACCTGCTGGATCATTTGTCGGACGCTTACCTGCACGAAATCGCCGCGTATTTCTCCGCCCAGCATCCGCCCTATCCGGCGCCGCAGCCGGTGGAAGCGACGCCGGCCGTACTGGAACGCGGGCGCACGCTGGTCATGAACGGCGACAGCAGCAAAAAAGTCCCGGCCTGCATCGCCTGCCACGGCCAGGCGCTGACCGGCGTGGCCCCGGCCGTGCCCGGCCTGATCGGCTTGCCGCGCGACTACATCAACTCGCAGTTCGGCGCGTGGAAAAACGGCGTACGCAAAGCCAAGGCGCCGGATTGCATGGCGCAGATCACGCAACGGCTGTCGCTGGAAGACATCAACGCCGCCAGCAGCTGGCTGGCCGCGCAAACCGTCCCGGAAGGCGCACGCCCCGCCGCCGCAGCGGCAATCAAGTTGCCACTGCCTTGCGGTAGCGTGGCGGAATAGGGAGCACG is a window of Herbaspirillum hiltneri N3 DNA encoding:
- a CDS encoding penicillin-binding protein 1A, translating into MRFNSRLHRLSLQRGFLNPNIAKFLAFSVLGLVIIGALIIAYALIFINPRLPSLDVITDYRPKIPLRIYSADNVLLGEFGEEKRSLVKLDDIPANMKNAVLAIEDNRFYQHGGIDYIGIARAIATDVVRGHASQGASTITMQVARNVFLTKEKTVSRKLYEVLLANKIEAALSKDQILEVYMNQIYLGQRAFGFAAAARTYFGKDIKDITLAQAAMLAGLPKAPSAYNPIVNPKRAHIRQQYILQRMLDLEYITQKEYDAAVKEDIQVRAPGNQYNVHAEYVNEMVRQMVYAQYKEDTYTHGITVTTTINAADQKAAYDAVRKGVMDYDRRHGYRGPEETIELPSKEEDRAQAIDDAMDDYPDNDDILAAVVVSADPKQIQAVIRSGDKITLSGDTLKFVAAALGPKAKKEIRIAPGAVIRVMQDGKKNWQIVQLPEVEATLVSVTPQNGAIRALVGGFDFTQNNFNHVTQAWRQPGSTFKPFIYSAALEKGFAPASIINDAPVSYPAGNGQPNWEPKDDDPPAGPMAMRTALQKSVNLVAIRTLDAIGVKYAQDFITQHFGFDTDKVPPYLPMALGAGQTTPLQLASAYAIFANGGYKINPYLITQITDARGKVLSKADPLIVGNNAPRAIDERNSYIMTSLLQSVAQRGTGARSNSLKRTDLAGKTGTTNDAFDGWFAGYQRTLTTVVWMGYDQPKSLGSKEFGAQLALPIWVDYMGVALRGTPQSDTPAPAGIRFIDGEPYYENFTPGNGFVASLGVEGGGVVDALSNFFGWSKNPNSETQAAPSSGPASSSQAPGKENLYQGH
- a CDS encoding c-type cytochrome — translated: MASLMLSPVAARFSRIAHVALLALSALWIVAAAPAHAQQLPDTIAQRVAACTACHGKEGRASSDGYYPRIAGKPEGYLYNQLTNFRDGHRQYPLMTYLLDHLSDAYLHEIAAYFSAQHPPYPAPQPVEATPAVLERGRTLVMNGDSSKKVPACIACHGQALTGVAPAVPGLIGLPRDYINSQFGAWKNGVRKAKAPDCMAQITQRLSLEDINAASSWLAAQTVPEGARPAAAAAIKLPLPCGSVAE
- a CDS encoding sigma-70 family RNA polymerase sigma factor, coding for MSDKSFEQAVVAERSMLVRFARLHLQEDAAEDAAQETLLAALQNPAGYSGKSALRTWLVGILKHKIIDVLRKEKKYVQAGPAEIGDPGDFDVLFDDTGHWAEAPADWGNPAETLQQAQFFDIMDFCLNKLTPVMARVFSMRELFEFEIAEICKELKITAGNCSVLLYRARMQLRLCLDQNWFEGRKA
- a CDS encoding ATP-binding cassette domain-containing protein, producing the protein MAVISLSNAQLAFGHVPLLDHAEFSLETGERVGLIGRNGTGKSSLLKIIAGVSRLDDGLLVMQQGLKIAYVDQEPHFPAEMTIFNAVASGLGELPALLAEYESLTGQFGGDNDEALMERMHDIQLILDAADAWSLNNKVETTLDKLNLKGEALIGELSGGMQKRVALACGLVGAPDVLLLDEPTNHLDFGSIMWLEGLLRDYKGSVLFITHDRSFLDNVATRIIELDRGKLLSFPGNFSTYQTRKEELLDNEEVENAKFDKFLAQEEVWIRKGVKARRTRDEGRVRRLESLRLERSARRDRQGQVKLEVSSGERSGKIVAELENVSKSYGAKTIVRDFSGILMRGDKVGLIGQNGAGKTTLLKLILGEETADAGTVRQGTKLQVAYFDQMRTQLNEEATLADTIAPGSDWVEVNGQRRHVMTYLGDFLFAPERARSPVRTLSGGERNRLLLARLFAKPANVLVLDEPTNDLDIDTLELLEELLEDYEGTVFLVSHDRTFLDNVVTQVIASEGDGVWKEYVGGYSDWERVRASTPASVKKSDGKSESKPAELPVAAPAVAKPKKLSYKEQRELEELPKLIAQLEEEQAAISAKLADPDLYKAGGEEAGRLNARFAEIDGLLLENLERWEVIEARSKG